TTGATCTCCGTGCCGGTCAGCACGAGGCCTGCCTCGACGGTGTCGAGGATGTCGTAGTCGTAGGTGGCGCGGCGGTTCACTGCAACGGTGCCTCCGCGCCTGATAGTCGATTCAGGGGACTTGGCCGACCTTCGGCCTTTCTTAGTGGACATAACGGTTATTCAAATGCCTCCGCGGCTATCCCTCTCCAGAAGGCGTCATCCCGGCGATCAGGTCGAGGGCGAACAGCATCTGCTCGTCCCGCTGTATGGGCCCGCGCTCGACCTCAATGTCAGGCTCCAGACCGCTACCCTCAATGAGACGGCCGTTGGGAGTATACCAGCGCCCGTAGGAGTAGTAGAGGCCGCCGCCGTCCGACAACGGCGCGAGCTGGTTGACGCTACCCTTGCCGAACGTCCTGACGCCGACGATGGTGGCCCGGTCCCGGTCCTGCAACGCGCCAGCAAGGACCTCGCCGGCGCTGGCGGAGTGCTGGTTCACCAGGAGCACCAACGGCAACTCCATCGCGACGCCGCCGCCCTCAGCATTCCAGTCCTTGCGCTCGCCCCCGCCGTCGAGCTCATAGACGACGAGCCCGCCGTCGAGGAACAGGCTCGCGATGTTGACCGTCGTTGTAAGCAGACCGCCGGGGTTGTTGCGGACGTCCAGGATGAGGCCCTTCGCTTCCGACTCCTTAATCTCGACGAGGGCCTCTTCCAACGCCTCATCGGTATTGGCGTAGAAGCCGGAGAGGCGGATGTAGGCGTGGCCGCTTGGTGTGCTCTGCCATGTCACACTCTGCAGGTTGATGGGGGCGCGGGTGATGGAGATTTCCACCACTTCAGTCTCGCCCTCGTGGATGATGCCGAGCACGACGATGGTGTCCGCAGGGCCACGCACCTTGCCGACGACGTCCAGTGTCGACCATCCCGCGACGCTCTCGCCGTCGACTGTGAGGAGCCGGTCGCCTGCGCGCAGGCCGGCCTTCTCCGCGGGACTGTCCGGCATGGGCGTGAGCGTGAATGTGTCCTCATGAGCGTGCACTTCAGCGCCGACGCCCTGGTAGCTGCCGATGAACTCCAAGTCCTCGAGCTCGTACTGCTGCGGCGGGACGTAGGCGGAGTGCGGGTCGTCGAGGGCGGCGACGATGCCGCGCATGGCGGCCCTCGAGAGCGCGACGGGGTCGGGGGGCTGGCCGCCGTTGTCACCGCTGTAGATCGCGGTCCAGGCGTCCCAGAGCGGCGCGAACTCCTCCGGCAAGGACTCCGGCTGTTCCGCTACGGCCTCGGGTATCGGGGCGTCGCGCAGGTCCGGCTTGTCGGCGGCGGAGATGAGGCGGTCGACGGCGCCCTCCGCCAGGGCGGAAGCGTCGATGTCGGCTCGGTCAACGTGCCTGGTCGACAGGATCTCCCAAATGTCGCCGACGGGGCTGAGGGCGAGCACGGGAACCTCGCCCGGTTCGAGCCCCTCGGCCTCCGCGGCAATGGCCGCCGCCGAGTTGGCCGGAGCGGCGCCGGGCAGGACGGAGCACGCGGCCGTGATCGCCGCGACGGCCAGCAGCACAGCCAACCCGCGCAGCAGTGCGTTGGCAGTGAGCGCTGTTTGATTCGTCCGGGGAAAGAGATGCGGCACTCGTAGCCCTTTCACGGTGTTCGTTGCGTGAGAATCGCCCAGTAAAATTGTAGCACGGGACGCGGGGCCTCCCGGTAGCGTTCGTTGACACTGTACATAGGCGAGTGCTAGCATGGGCGGGAAGCAACGCCCAATGGCCGGCGCTTGAAATGCGTACAGGGAATTGGGCGCTCCGCCATGCCCTAAGTCTCCCCTCTATGCGGACTTGGGACAACGATGTCCAAGCAAACATGCAGCTGAGTCTTCTGGAGGGCATCTGCAATGGCAACTCGATCAGTTGAATTGAAGCGTGGCCTGAAGGACGTCTATCTCGACAGGACGCAGGCAAGCTTCATCGACGGCACGGAAGGCAAGCTGCTCTACCGCGGCTACAACATCCACGACCTGGCAGAGAAGTCCACCTTTGAAGAGGTGGCTTATTTGTTGTTGTACGGCAGCCTCCCGACGCAGGAGCAGCTGGACGGAATCGACGCGATGCTGAAGAGTAGCCGGACGATACCGGAGGAGGTCTACCGCGTCATCGAGCTGACCAAGGACGGCCACCCGATGGACGTGCTCCGGACGGCGGTCTCCGCGCTTGCCTCCTTTGACCCGGACGTGGAGGACAACTCAGCCGACGCCGTTCGGCGCAAGGGCCTGCGCTTGACGTCACAGGCCGCGACGATCATCTGCGCGCACTACCGCATGCGGGAGGGGCTGCAGCCGGTCGCGCCCCACGAGTCGCTGAGCCACGCCGGCAACTTCCTCTACATGATGCGCGGCGAAGTCCCCGACGAGGACGAGGCCAAGCTTATGGACGTGGACTTCATCCTGCACGCGGAGCACGGGGCCAACGCATCGTCGTTCGCGTCGAGAGTGACGGCGTCGACGCTGGCGGACCTGCACGCGGCAGTGGTGACGGGCGTCGGCACGCTGAAGGGGCCGCTGCACGGCGGGGCGGCCGAGTCCGTGATGAAGATGGCTGAGGAGATCGGCGACCCAGCGGAAGCCAAGGCGTATGCGCGACGGGTGCTGGAGGGCAAGGGACGCATCATGGGCTTCGGCCATCGGGTGTACCGAGCAGAGGACCCCAGAGCGCAGCACCTGCGCGACCGCTCCAAGGCGCTGGGCGAGAAGCTGGGGCAACCGCAGTGGATCCAGATCCTGGACGCCCTGGTGGAGGCCATGGCGCCGTACCGGGCGCGGGGCATCCACGTGAACGTCGACTTCTTCGCCGGCTCCATCTACCACCTGATGGACATCCCGGAGGACCTCTTCATTCCGATCTTCGCGCTGGGGCGCATACCGGGCTGGACGCTGCAGGTGCTGGAGCAGTTTGAGAACAACATCCTGATCCGCCCGCTGCTGTGGTACGAGGGCCCGATGGACCTAGAGTACGTGCCCATGGAGGCGCGGGCCTAGCTCCAAGCCAACAATGCAGGAACTTACGAGAGGGGTCACCGCTCCAGGCGGCCCCTTCGCTTTTTTGGGGTAGCCGGGCCATCGCGTCTGCACACCGCCCGAAAGCGGCCGTTTCCGCCCTCCAGGCGAGCCTCTCTTCGCCGGGGCCCGCGAAACAGCGGCATTGGGGGCGTTCCGGCGGACTTCCCCCGTTCCCATGAGGCAGCAAAGCGGCCGTTTTGCCGCCTCAGACGGTCTTGACGCCACCCCGCGACGCGAAAGCGCCGCAATGCACACCCCGCACTTGGGGCGTCGAAACGGGATCAGTATGGCGCCAATTTGAAGTTCGCAACACTGCACTTAACAAATATACGATTCTACATAAGCAATATATTATGTCATTTTTAAAGGAGTAAACGTACATAATGAATATAGTGCGAACTATATTTTGACGAATCTCCAGAGCCCTCGGGCCACGCGAAAACGCGCGTTTCCATGGCCAAGCGGGCCTCGGGGCCGGGTTAGCCCTCGTAAGGGCCAGGTTTGCGCGCTGGGAGTCACGATGCCGGGCCGGTCAGTCCAGCCAGGATCTCGTCCGTGCTCGGCATCCCGCGCTGGTAGTAGACGACCACTCCTCGCTTGTCGATGCCCACAACGGTCCGCAGCGGGGCGAGCTTCTGCAGCGTTCGCGCGCCATAGGCCTGCCCCACATCGCCGCCTTCGTCCACGAGCAGGCTGAAGGGGAAGCTGTGCTTGTCGCTGAACCGCTGGTGAGACTTCATGCTGCCCGGGTTGACGCCAAACACCACGGTGTCCGCGTCCTCAAACCTGTCCCTGTCATCACGCAGGGCACACAGCTGGCGCGTTCAGCCAGGAGTACCGTCCATGGGGTAGAAGACCAAGACGACATTTTTTTGCCCCCGGAAGCTGGACAGGGTCACCTCCCCGTCTGGGGTGCCCTTCAGGGTGAATGCAGGGGCAACCGATCCAACTTCCATGGCGAAGTGTCCTCCCAGCTCAGCGCCTCACGCGCCTGCGCGTTCAGTCGATGAAATGCACTTGCGATGTCTGGCCCGCATCTACAGGCCGCCGGTCGAGCCGCTCTACGATGGCCGACAACAGCAGGTCGAGGCCCCAGCCCTCGGCCGCCGACACCATCACGCCGCCCTCGGCACTCTTTCCGAGGGCCGAGAGGTCCGGCGCAGAGCCGTTCTCCGCATGGACGGCCAGGTCCATCTTGTTGAGCACCAGCAGCCTCGGCTTGTCCGCCAGTCCCAATTCGCCCAGGGTTTCCTCGACCACCTGCACATGCTCGGCGGCGTTGTGATGGCTGATGTCGACGACGTGCAGGAGCAGGTCGGCCTCGGCGAGCTCCTCAAGGGTCGCGCGGAAGGCGGCGACGAGGGTGTGCGGCAGCTTGTGGATAAAGCCGACCGTGTCGGTCAGCAGCGCGAATGTCCCGCCGGGCAGCGCCATGCGCCGCGTCACGGGATCCAGCGTGGAGAAGGGCTTGGCCTCGGCAGCGACGCCCGCACGCACCAGTGCGTTGAAGAGGGTGCTCTTGCCGGCGTTGGTGTAGCCCACGAGGGAGACCAGCGGCGCCTGCGCGGCCTGCCGCCGACTGCGGTGCCGCGAGCGATGGGCCCGGACAGTCTCCAAGTCGCGCTTCAACCGGCTGATGCGCTCCCGGACCAGGCGCCGGTCGGTCTCCATGTGCGTTGCGCGGGGCCCTGGGGGGCGCATGCCGCCGCCGAGCCTCTCCAAGTGCGACCACTGCCCAGCGAGCCTTGGCAGCAGGTACTCGTGCTGTGCCAGCTCAACCTGCAGCACACCCTCCTTGGTGCGGGCGCGATCGGCGAAGATGTCCAGGATCAGCGCGCTCCGGTCGAGGACCTTCACCTCGAGCTCCCGTTCCAGGTTCCGCTGCTGGGCGGGCTTGAGCTCGTCATTGAAGACGACAACGGTACACCCAAACGCGGCGCGCGTCTCCTTGATCTCCTCAAGCTTGCCGTGCCCGACGTAAACCGAGGTCGGCCGGTCGAGGTTCTGCGTGACCTCGCCGACGACTTCACCGCCCGCGCTGCGCACGAGCTGCCCGAGCTCACCCATGGAGTCCGCGAGCTCCCATCGGGCGTTACGCACGTTGCGCGGCGCAATGCCCACGAGCAGTGCGCGCTCTGGCCCGGTGGTCGTCGCATGCAAGCTGTTGCCATTGGACCTGTCTTTGTGTCTGGGCAGGGCCTCTACTCCCTTCCACCATGCAGGGGATGTTGTCTTGTTTGCAGCCTATGCACATCGTTATGTCTTGTATTGGGTCCAGTCCCGCCCAACACGTTCCCTAAATTCTACTCGCTGTGGCAATGCAAAGACACAAGGGGACACAGGACCGATTGGGCGGTTGGAGGGACTACCACAATGCAGTTGTGCACCGGGAGTGGCCGGGGCAGGTGATTGCCAGCCGGGGGCCGCTGTTCACAGCGCTCAGGCGTCCACCTGATCCACGGACAGCCCCAAGCGGTTGCGCACCTGCCAGAGCAGCATCGACGCGTCTCCGCGCGGGTGCGGCGTCAGTCCCCGCGAGCGCAGCAGGTCCTTCAGCGCGTCCAGCGAGTCCATGACTCGCGAGGACCCGTCTTCGAAGTTCACAACGGGCAACTGACCGCGGAACCATCGCGCCCTACGCGCCGGGGCATCGGCTGCCGGGAACGGCTCGGGAGAGGGGATCAATGGGGGCATCTCCGGCGGCTGCCGCTCTTCAACTGTCATCGACTCAACGAGGGCTGCCTCGGGCTCCGAGATTTCTCCCAGCGCCGGTGTCTCCTCTACGAATGCGGCGGCGGGCTCAGAGGCTGGCGCAGGCGCTATCTCGATCTCGGCGGGCCCCTGCGGCTCCGCCAGGTCAGCCGCCTCCGCGAGCGTGTCAGCGGCGGTCACGGCCTCGACGGCAGGCGCCTCGGCCGACGGCGGCTCAAGCGTCGCGAGGGTCGTGGGCGAGGGCGACGGCGCAGGGGGCGCCGGCTCCGGCTCAGGAGACAATCCGTCTTCCAGCTCCAGCCGGCGCGCTTCAAGCACCTGCGAGGCAAGCCGGAGGTACAGAGGCGTCTCAGGCGCCTTCAGTGACACCTCACCCAACAAAAGCTCAAAGGAAGGCCTTGATTGCTCTGTCATGTCACAACATTAGCGTCACATGACGACTCTGTCAACCCCTTTTGCGAAAGTCACATTCGGTCTCTTGGCGGACGTCTCTCGGGGCCCGGCTTGTGTCACGTCCACGACATGGCCGGGATGGTCACCTGAGCGTACCTGCCTGTGGGGTTTCTCCACACCTTTCCCACGCTGCCTGTGGGAAACATACGGGAGCATAGTGCCACGGGCGTGGGAAACTTGTGGGCAACCCTGTTGAAAGGCAACGAACGCCAGTAGAATATTCTTTACGTTATGTCTCGGTAATGGGTGGCCTTGCCGGTCGCCGCCGGGTCTTGCGGCAGGATGAAGGAGCCGGCCACTGGATGTGGCCGGCTCCTTGCGACATCCGGGTCGGGAAGCGGGGGCTAGCGCGCTACCACTGGACGAACATAGGCATGACGACGTGGATGTAGTTCTCCGTGTCCTTGGGCCGCAGCACGCCCGGGCTCGAGGGCGTCGTCACCTCAAGGGCCACGCGGTCCGTGCCGATGACACCGAGCACATCTGTGAGGTACTTGGCGTTGAAGGCGATCTTGGCTTCGTCGCCCTCCACCTCCGCGTCAATCTCGGCGAGGTTCTCGCCGACCTCATCGGCGCGGGCGACGAACTGCAGGGCTCCGGGCTCGCCCGGCTGGACGTGCAGGCGCACGATGCCGGAACTGTCGCGAGCGAAGATGGCGGCGGTCCGTGCGGCGCGCAGGCACTCGTCCACCGCCAGCCCGGCGCGCGTGGTGTAGCGCTCGGGAATGAGCTGCGAGTAGTTGGGAAAGGACCCCTGGATGAGCTGCGACACCATCTCAACATCGACGAAGCGGAAGAGCGCCTGGCCGCGGGCGGAGGAGATGACCATCTCGACTGTGTCATCTTCGTCGCTCAGCAGCCGGTTCAGCTCGTTCATCGTGCGACCGGGAATGATGACCTCCACCGACTCTGAGGCGGCCTCCTGCAGCGTCCCGTGGTGCACGGCGAGCCGAAAGCCGTCAGCGGCCGCCATTGTAAAGCGGTCGTCGTCGATCTCCATCTTGACGCCCGTGAGCACCGGCCGCGACTCCTCAGTGGCGGCGGCGAACACGACCTGCCCGATGGCGGCCTTCAGTGCCCGCGCCGACACTTTCACCGTGACGCCCTCGTCGACGGTCGGGATTGGCGGGAACTCACCGGCATCGGTGCCGATGATG
This is a stretch of genomic DNA from Chloroflexota bacterium. It encodes these proteins:
- a CDS encoding peroxiredoxin encodes the protein MEVGSVAPAFTLKGTPDGEVTLSSFRGQKNVVLVFYPMDGTPGUTRQLCALRDDRDRFEDADTVVFGVNPGSMKSHQRFSDKHSFPFSLLVDEGGDVGQAYGARTLQKLAPLRTVVGIDKRGVVVYYQRGMPSTDEILAGLTGPAS
- a CDS encoding citrate (Si)-synthase: MATRSVELKRGLKDVYLDRTQASFIDGTEGKLLYRGYNIHDLAEKSTFEEVAYLLLYGSLPTQEQLDGIDAMLKSSRTIPEEVYRVIELTKDGHPMDVLRTAVSALASFDPDVEDNSADAVRRKGLRLTSQAATIICAHYRMREGLQPVAPHESLSHAGNFLYMMRGEVPDEDEAKLMDVDFILHAEHGANASSFASRVTASTLADLHAAVVTGVGTLKGPLHGGAAESVMKMAEEIGDPAEAKAYARRVLEGKGRIMGFGHRVYRAEDPRAQHLRDRSKALGEKLGQPQWIQILDALVEAMAPYRARGIHVNVDFFAGSIYHLMDIPEDLFIPIFALGRIPGWTLQVLEQFENNILIRPLLWYEGPMDLEYVPMEARA
- the hflX gene encoding GTPase HflX, with amino-acid sequence MHATTTGPERALLVGIAPRNVRNARWELADSMGELGQLVRSAGGEVVGEVTQNLDRPTSVYVGHGKLEEIKETRAAFGCTVVVFNDELKPAQQRNLERELEVKVLDRSALILDIFADRARTKEGVLQVELAQHEYLLPRLAGQWSHLERLGGGMRPPGPRATHMETDRRLVRERISRLKRDLETVRAHRSRHRSRRQAAQAPLVSLVGYTNAGKSTLFNALVRAGVAAEAKPFSTLDPVTRRMALPGGTFALLTDTVGFIHKLPHTLVAAFRATLEELAEADLLLHVVDISHHNAAEHVQVVEETLGELGLADKPRLLVLNKMDLAVHAENGSAPDLSALGKSAEGGVMVSAAEGWGLDLLLSAIVERLDRRPVDAGQTSQVHFID
- a CDS encoding S41 family peptidase yields the protein MPHLFPRTNQTALTANALLRGLAVLLAVAAITAACSVLPGAAPANSAAAIAAEAEGLEPGEVPVLALSPVGDIWEILSTRHVDRADIDASALAEGAVDRLISAADKPDLRDAPIPEAVAEQPESLPEEFAPLWDAWTAIYSGDNGGQPPDPVALSRAAMRGIVAALDDPHSAYVPPQQYELEDLEFIGSYQGVGAEVHAHEDTFTLTPMPDSPAEKAGLRAGDRLLTVDGESVAGWSTLDVVGKVRGPADTIVVLGIIHEGETEVVEISITRAPINLQSVTWQSTPSGHAYIRLSGFYANTDEALEEALVEIKESEAKGLILDVRNNPGGLLTTTVNIASLFLDGGLVVYELDGGGERKDWNAEGGGVAMELPLVLLVNQHSASAGEVLAGALQDRDRATIVGVRTFGKGSVNQLAPLSDGGGLYYSYGRWYTPNGRLIEGSGLEPDIEVERGPIQRDEQMLFALDLIAGMTPSGEG
- the dnaN gene encoding DNA polymerase III subunit beta, translating into MIVSCLQETLNKGLGVVGRAVPNRSTLPITQNVLIATDQGRLRLTATNLEVAISTWVGSTVEEDGEITVPARLLSEFVGTLRNERVDVKTSTQPHAMELNCARNQARIIGTDAGEFPPIPTVDEGVTVKVSARALKAAIGQVVFAAATEESRPVLTGVKMEIDDDRFTMAAADGFRLAVHHGTLQEAASESVEVIIPGRTMNELNRLLSDEDDTVEMVISSARGQALFRFVDVEMVSQLIQGSFPNYSQLIPERYTTRAGLAVDECLRAARTAAIFARDSSGIVRLHVQPGEPGALQFVARADEVGENLAEIDAEVEGDEAKIAFNAKYLTDVLGVIGTDRVALEVTTPSSPGVLRPKDTENYIHVVMPMFVQW